In Serratia sp. FDAARGOS_506, a genomic segment contains:
- a CDS encoding LysR family transcriptional regulator yields the protein MNIELRHLRYFIAVAEELHFGRAAERLRISQPPLSQQIQALEEMVGARLLARNNRNVSLTQAGEMFLKEAYQVLDQVGRAAEKAARLDRGELGEMTIGFTSSAPFIGVVSRSLRAFRQHSPQVHIKMREINTKQQIEPLLNGELDLGVMRNTRLPEALHYQLLLREPLVAVVPEGHPLAETPGGTLRFQHLAQEPFVFFSREVGTALYDEILLLLGKAGITPYITQEVGEAMTIIGLVSAGLGVSILPASFARVRVDGVRYLPLAEPDATTEVWLVHHRRRPLTAAAQALMALMLK from the coding sequence ATGAATATCGAATTGAGACACCTGCGTTACTTTATCGCCGTGGCGGAGGAGCTGCATTTTGGCCGCGCCGCCGAACGGCTGCGGATCTCCCAGCCGCCGCTCAGCCAACAAATCCAGGCATTGGAAGAGATGGTCGGCGCGCGGCTGCTGGCGCGCAACAACCGCAACGTCAGTTTGACCCAGGCCGGGGAGATGTTCCTCAAAGAAGCCTATCAGGTGCTCGATCAGGTCGGGCGTGCGGCGGAAAAGGCGGCGCGTCTGGATCGCGGCGAGCTGGGGGAAATGACCATCGGCTTTACCTCTTCCGCGCCCTTTATCGGCGTGGTGTCGCGCAGCCTGCGCGCCTTTCGTCAGCACTCTCCGCAGGTGCATATCAAAATGCGCGAAATCAACACCAAACAGCAGATCGAGCCGTTGCTGAACGGTGAGCTGGATCTGGGGGTGATGCGCAACACGCGGCTGCCGGAGGCGCTCCACTATCAGCTGCTGCTGCGCGAACCGCTGGTGGCGGTGGTGCCGGAAGGGCATCCGCTGGCGGAAACGCCCGGCGGCACGCTGCGTTTCCAACATCTGGCGCAGGAGCCGTTCGTGTTCTTCTCGCGCGAAGTGGGCACCGCGCTGTACGACGAAATTTTGCTGCTGCTCGGCAAGGCCGGCATTACCCCGTATATCACCCAGGAAGTGGGGGAAGCGATGACCATCATCGGGCTGGTTTCCGCCGGGTTGGGGGTGTCGATTTTGCCGGCTTCTTTCGCCCGGGTGCGGGTGGATGGCGTGCGCTATTTGCCGCTGGCGGAGCCGGACGCCACGACCGAAGTGTGGCTGGTGCATCACCGCCGGCGGCCGCTGACCGCCGCCGCGCAGGCGCTGATGGCGTTGATGCTGAAATGA